The genomic window catttatcgctaataatgtcattccatgttcgttatcgcggctgcattgatggtctctagttgtctcggtacgaaatgcggaggtagttaggccgtcttgggggtgtctcgttgctatgatatatagaggttttaccatataaagaggttcactatagagaggtttgcctataaatttacatgtaaaactgacgggaccagagggttggtatgatgtatagaggttttcgatgtagagaggttcactacatagaggttttactgtatttatagtggacgtaataagtggaatgtcaacttgaacgccaagaggaagtttcactcgatagccaacggagttcttgttttataaacttttatttgcattttctgcgtattttcgaaagaaattggacgatttgaggagttttattaacatattattaaaattaagtcaattgaaatgaattccgtgaaaaaaatgttttagtacgtaaattctGCTCttatggaacgtaacccctaattagtatggaagtcaatggttcgactttcgtacattcgactttcgtacaagttttcgggaacgcattgtgtacgaaagtcggggaccgcctgttcttggattggaaattggtgtaagccaaataatttttttatgctgaatTTTATCCTTGGTGGCGATAGCTTTGCACTTGTGCTGTACAAAGTTTTTTCATGCAGTACCTTAGGAAGCAGAtggttgatattatatttttagttctTGTAAATCAGGTGAAAAGCTAATTCCAACCTAGCTTGAATTCCGTTGGAGGGTCTAAAACTGTGCAATGAATTTGAACGGTGACTAATTCTACACACCAGGTGCAGCGTTTGCGGCAAGCGCTTTGCTCAGAGGGGTCACGCCGCTCTCCACACCCGCATCCACACGGGAGAGCGGCCGTACGCCTGCCCGGTGTGCGGCCGTGCCTTCTCCCTGCGTGCGCACCTTGTTCGTCACGTGGCGCTGCACCAGAGGGATGGTGAGATGGGGCCAGGGAGGCTGCCTCCGCTGCCGAGGAGGGATCGCAGGGGCTGGGATGGCGTGGAAGTGGTCGGTGCCGACGAGGAGGAAGGAGAGGGTGCAGTTGTCGGCACAGAGCTGGCAGCGGACCGCGGCATGCATGAGGAGATGGAGTACGAGTGTGCGGTGGAGGAAGAGTATTACGTGGAGGAGGTAAGGGTTGTACATCGTAGTgattaattcttctcgggttcccACATAGCAATGGACCTCTCAGAGACTTCTCACTATGGTCTTGAATGTCTCAGAGATGTAgtcgtgagacgttcaggaattaaaaaaaaaagtatttaaacgccatcaatgccacccatatatatttttcggtgcaattctGCAGTTGTGTTTATGAGAATCGTAActtttaatatgggtttcttattttcaaaaggtcttCCATCAAAAATTTATCACTAAAAATGATCGTGATAAGTAAGCCATAACTggataatttgcatttaattattttttgcctacatttttaagcataccatAATACAAACTCTCAGGAGACATCTCACATTGAGACCATTTTTTTCGGACATATTGACATCTCAGAGATGgatctgaagctctcagaatgtctcttgAGAGgtaacatgcgatattcgagacataTCCGAGACGTATCTCTGCTGTGTGGGtgctcagccaggttaattctatCGTGTAAGCCTTACGAAaaaattcatggtgaaataattcttggagtaaagGTCAAATGTATaagatgcaaaaaagttgttagccagcttttcagtttatttaaaactatcatcatgaatgaaaacatgaaaacaatataaaatacaatgatatacaatatttttacgtaaataaatgttacgaaagagattttttttgctctaatataattttaaaaaatttataagaagaggatacacaaaaaattttgacgtACCTTAGCTTcacacatatttattgatatgacgttactaagctattaccaaacctagttaccatcaattaaaaaaatggtaactAATGGTATGGTAATGGTAATGAATCAAAATTAATGTAatgtcttgactttcaataatttttaaaatttctaactgttccctagaatccagtacaatacccttataaatgaatataccgtataagcttgtgtaagaggcgcacacgtatAAGAGGCGCACCcatattttgaggaaggaagctataaagaaaaaaacattttacggtattttttttatcctatcgtgcggtgttgcagacgtatgcctggaatttcgacagttatcgaaatttcctctttcagtactatttgaaagaggaaatttttataactgcggcggtaatagcggcataagagggagtagaaagagttccgatcctctcttcgcatacgtcatcgctctacgttgcttgtcctactcacgaacaattttgtttaaaagctctcgcaggagtattgcaatagaattgcagccatgaaaaattttaaggcaaaacacgacaggcacatagcatgaaccttcccaagagataggacaacaatcggggcaatctcaatgccttaggataataaccacgtcgtagatttaaggccccttgcacacacaccgattttggacggccggtaaaatatcggctgtccacattccaatggtgaacaatgggagagcattggagcttgcacacgtaccgaacacgcgccggcacaggctaaatgccggttagctgccggctattgtcactgtggatcgccgtcgccggctcaaaaacatagcaacttatcgtttgaccggtaaaaatccggcgtgtgtgcaagcatcggccgatattttaccggccgtccaaattcggtgtgtgtgcaaggggccgtttttttcctttccgggactccataggaaaataggaaattatcaagttacaggggatcaatggaaatacgtttcatccctaccccatctcaccaactgacctttttcggtctaccaggttcaattctccgagtttctggaggtcaaatgctaggtgagtcaccttctgagctcgaaaatatatctcgatatctttcagcaattgtatgacacgcacgaggttataaaaagaattagacctaacgcgacgtatatctgacagcatttaagttttttgagctctaattgattgacacaaagatttatagctaaaacaaggctactaatattcaacttagtcctaacagcacaatttcggaagaaacaagcgtagcataagcgcattcaaacaaggcGAGACGCGAGAAGCCAAGGGTGAAatatgtattccaggagtaataacatgtcgatttaggcaataaaaaaattattggaaacctCCCtgttagtaattaaaaattaggaattaagATTTCATGCTAACTTGTGGAATGATTTTCCCCGTGCATAACGACCTTTATtcgataatgatatttatttaaaaagatgatTCAATTATCACCGCTTCTGCCATTTTCACGcattaaataggaaattaaagcttaacAATATGGTtgtaaacaataattacgattaatctaagtgtgatgaGCATTGTTTGCGTTAATGTTTATTCCTAATCAATAAttttagaaactgatcaacaatcgtttcTCTCAACAaccaaatcaaatatcctcctggaatacatacaTGCAAATGACAGAAAGcaaatatttgtgtttttgaccctgttccaccaattttaaaaatctgaaaaaaattatgattaaactttaagataggggtaacaacatatatttttttcggcgtgtctattgtttcctaaaatttttaattatattttgaaactttcaaACGTATGTAAAAGTTTAGGTTTTGgttctaaaattttgaaaaaaaaatcaggatggtagaccacaatagtatacacaatttaaaatcaagaaagtgattttacaaaaataaaaactggagatatggttaaaaaactaaaaatcgtgtttcaattttttctgcggttattttccattgttgaggcctgaaattttgggtaaacacataattttggttGCACTTTaagggtatattttttatttttcaaaatatcggggggcacttttcaccatcttaacctccTAGACCCTTTACATGTAAAGCTgacgggaccataggggtggtatgaagtatggaggttatGATGTGAATAGGCTCActacgtagaggttttactgtaatgcTACGGTGCACTCTCGATTGttcgggctaatgatggggaaagACGGCACAAATTATTGGAAAACAGGGATAacagaaattttcactttaatgtcctgtaatgttcataattgacgcaaaacaaacaatatattattatgcggttattctgttattttagtgcttcccggactcattgagagctttcttcaccagtttgcAATATTTTCAGTTATAACATGGTCTTAAATAACATGACGATAACTTGTTTACACTCATTTGTTCTAGAAAAACTTGAtttgttatagaaatattttgtaaattcttgatttttcaatattttgttttcttatatgtAGGAGAATAATAGGATGgttgcctattttttttatttgcctaaattgtaatattattactcttggagtatgtatttcagcttttaggtttttaaatgataatatctaattttttgcgattaaatgataagtaaAAAGTGCACGAAAATGCAatggctaagtttgaatgctggtaAAATCCCGtatgatgtcattctggttcagGCCACCGCCGTGTGAGGCTatcttggtgtgaggctatgtgCACccctacgatgcaggctgctagcaggcagcagattgccctgctagcaggtagcacttggcttaattaaggattattaataccctatcaaacgaaggaaacttctgaacttaggtaattttaatgggtgattattaagaggtgtttcc from Ischnura elegans chromosome 13 unlocalized genomic scaffold, ioIscEleg1.1 SUPER_13_unloc_3, whole genome shotgun sequence includes these protein-coding regions:
- the LOC124172899 gene encoding uncharacterized protein LOC124172899 produces the protein MVHNEEELMQWIIHEVLDESALQLLLQLIISIRQLGNGKTVGAAFAASALLRGVTPLSTPASTRESGRTPARCAAVPSPCVRTLFVTWRCTRGMVRWGQGGCLRCRGGIAGAGMAWKWSVPTRRKERVQLSAQSWQRTAACMRRWSTSVRWRKSITWRRSGIQLPPTFYWMTSASSEC